ataatgcaaatatttaGGAAATGAATCAGTGAGAAGTTTCAATTATACATAACCTTGGTTGACTATATTCTTTACACGTATGAAAGAAGCTTACCTTTAAAAGCCTCGGCAGCCCCGGGAGCTTTATTTTTGTCAGGGTGTAACTGGAGGGCTAATTTTTTGTATGCCTTTTTGATATCTCCATCTGTCGCATCTTTACTTACACCAAGAATTTCGTAGTAATCTTTACATTTCTTAATTCTGTAAGTTTcatgacaaaaattattataatgacCATGTTATCAACTTATACAATACTGTGTTCTAGCGTTGGTGAAGTTCAGTTTGTTTTTCTGGATTCTTGAATActttgtataataaaaaaaaagggtttAAATGCgtgaaatgaaactttgaaacTGTATACTTTTTGACAGCATCTATTTGGTCCTTGCTGAAGTCATTGCTATTCGGATGAGACTGGCTTCCATCTTTGGAGGCAGTTTGACGCTTCCGAAGATCAGGTTCGCCTTCAGATTTCGGATTTTGCTTCGAATTCATTGATAACTTCACTAACAGATCTGTgacaataagaaaattaaagttAGTCACGTTTCCTTTTTGACACTCAAGGTTATGAGGTTGGAGACAACTAAGAAGTTGATTAAACTGGTTAACTTCTTTATGATGGTGGTagataaatgaaattaaatactGAACAAGTGATATGAATCGACtatttagagagaaaaatgtatGCGAATTTAATAACGACGGTCATTTTTTTCCGTGCGCAGTTACGTAAATTCCGAGTAATGAATGTAGTCAAATATCGATGGAATATAATTTCACGTGGTATAAGATAATTGATTTGTATTGCGCAGGTAATCAAACTAGACCACGTACCCTCAGCTTTTTTCGTTGGAAAAAGCCTCTGAGctttttgaatgaatttctcGGCCTTGTCACATTTTCCCTCGATAATAAACTGCTCGGCTAATTCTAAGCATCGTTCTGCTTCGTCTTTGTTGCTGTCCATTATTGTTTCCACAGAAAACAGACCAAATGCTTGAGTTTTAACCGTGACAGGGCGGAATGTggcggaaaataaataaaaccacAGTCACCtggttattaatttttcatcacggTCAATTCCTACACGTTTACGTCACCGCCTACGTCAGTATCGCCTCGGAACTTGCAAAACTCTAGAGAGTAGAGTCGTTACTCTGCACATGGTCTGCAATCTGCACAAACTACATTTTAATAGTAAATACACGGCTTGCGTTCCGAAATATGCTACGAATTACGAATAGGCAGAAAGTAATCCGTAGTAGTTCGCAGCATGAAAGGGATTCGCAGAGAGCTTGTCTGGTCAGAGAGCTTTCTCTCCGGTTGAGTCTTTGGATTCGGCTCTCACGACCGTGGTGTGAGTAGCGAACGTTAACTCGTTTCCACACTGGTTTCATAATGCCTCGCATTTTTTTGTATGAATTTGCCCCATGTCAAATCCCATGCATTTTTGTTAGGATATTTATAGGTTGAGATTAACAGCATGGATTACATGGATATTGCGAAAAATGAAGACGGCTTAGAACCGCAGGTGAGTTAAATCAGGAGGATAAAATTCAGCGCTGATTATTCAATGTTAATTAGCCGAAACTTAGGTAAGCACAGGTTTTGCGTAGGTTATGTTGTACCGACGTTTGCTCAACGCATTTTATACCCCCTGAGATATTGTCATTCAGTCAGATATTTGGAAACACGATGCTCTCCATATTTAACATCGAAAAACGCATATCATCCCCGGTAATTATGCTTCGTTTAGCTTCTAAGCCTGTGTGAATATCTGTGAAGCATTTCATCCGCATTTACACTATTACTTAATACTTAAAActaataacaaataaatttttacaggATGCAAATCACAGGGTGGAAAAGCTCAAGGAAGCACACCTTTTGTTAAAGAAAAAACTCAGCTTATCCCAGTGAGTTTCGCTACTGAATATAGCTGCTATAGATTTATAAATCTGTTCAGaggtataaattaattttttctcatctgtTGCAGCGAATTAATAAAGCAATATAATGACAAATCAAAGGAATGTCAAGAACTCAATACTGAATTGGAAGTAACCAAGCATAATGCAGAAACAATAACACAAAAGCATAATTCAAGCTTGATTAAAATCACGCAATTAACACAAGTGAGTACCGAAAGTTTCAATAATCTCGTACAAAATAGTTCGGAATTCCATTCAAATTATCATTCCATGCACAAACTCAACATTGATGAAGAgactgtttttatttctagGAAAATGATGAGTACCGCCAAAagattgagaatttttcaaagacgATATCGGATCaggaaatcaaaattgcaGCAGATCGACAGCATGTACAACAGCTTATATGCAAAATGCAGGAGTCGGAGCAGATTCACTTATCGGAATCTAAAAAAGTGAATCACTGGAAAGGTACGACATATGCTGTGTCCACATTTTTTGAGTTTACTGCTGTTTCACTTATGTTTCCTGAAACACGAAGTttctatcatttttattttcttttattttagagAAAGCAAAGATGTTAGAAAACAAGTTGAAGGAAGACAAAAAGTTACACGAAGTTCAAATTAAAGAAAAGGAAACGCAAATCGACGTTCTAAAAACTGCTGGCActgtgaaaaatcaaactaaaAAGGGTATGTATGCTTAAGAAACCAGCATCTTGTTTTACTCGTCATCAATATTGCCATCACAAATAATTACTCAATATTCTGCTTACAGAAACCAAGATCACACACGAGAAATCTACGTGTACCGGTAATGAACTTGAACCAGTCATATTGAGACCGAAAATGGTGGACAAATGCGTATTGACGAACGATTTTTACAGCATAAAAGATGATCCGTACCCtctattttgtacaaaatgtgAAGTAAAATTGGACCCTGCTCCATTGGACCAGATACTCGACAAGATGTCAACCTGTCCTGCTCTCATCACAGAAGTTACATCCCCCCGTAGAAAACCTAGTAAGCACATTtgttacttattttttatgtgGATTGAGGATCGTTTCAGCAATGAACCTATAATTTCAGTGATCACCAGGCCGCACACAAACCCTCAAGATTCAGTACAAAGGGAATTGATACAGCCTGAAGCCATAAGTGACAATGTATGCACTCTAAgtcaaaatttggaacatgCAGAAAAGATTTCTGACATATCAAAGTTCGATTTCAAGCGATTGGAGCATAAAATTTGCCTGCTTGAACGGGAGctgcaaaaaacgagaaagaaagataCGCGAATCAGAAATCAATGTTCCAGTTGCCAGCATCTCAAAAACTGTTACGTAGCGCCACCCTAtcataatatatttcaatctGGAGCTATGATGCAAACTCAAGCTGAATTTctggaatttaaaaattggcaACAAGGTTTGATAAATCGGAAGAGAAGGTGCCTAATTAATAGCCAAAAATCTGGTAGGCGTCAAAAAAAgtggatgaaaaaacaaaaattgcaaGACGGTACATCAGAATGGCACATTGATCCTATTCCAGTAAGAGAACCTATAGATTTCAATCATGGCAATATGCTTAGAACGCATTCTGAGACATCGAACGACCGATTAAGAGCCAAATCACCTCTGTTGAACTGTCAAGAGACGAAGATTAAGTCATCGAAACGCCACAAGAAAAGAACTAAGGAACTATTGAACTTATTTTCTACGAGCTCATGTGCCACGTCACCAAGTCATTCAGATCTTGATTCAGATGTATTCATGGATGAAGAACTTTGCGACAAAAAGCAAATGGACTCGCCAGAATCTGAGTTGTCCATGGATCGAGAAATAGTGAGAAATTCTGATAGAACGTCCGAACATTTACTTACAAGTGAACCGGTAGAATGTATTTCTAATGAACAAATTAAAAGTGTGAAGAAACCACAGCGAAAGTCGACAAAACTTTCGTTAGTGAGAAAAATgaggaatttaaaaaagatcTGCAGTGACACAAAGCCTCCAATAAAGAATGTTGTATCTGTAAGCAACAAAAAACCACATTTAGTCCATACTCGAGTGACTGTACAGAATGCAAATATCAATAACGAACGCGGAAATGATGTTGGTTCAACTCATTTAGTTGAAAATGAAGCAAGTTTGAATGTCAACAATGATTACAGCCATGCGAAGAAACATAGAATAGCGCACACCACTCGCAAACCAGGAAACAGATCTCTTTATGGGGTGATTTCCAATTCATCAGAATTACCAAAGATTATagaatcagaaaaatcttCGTTCGAAGATAAGTCTgtcaacaataatacattggATAATTCTGAGAGTGAAAATGCTGCAGCAGTTGAAGTATCCAATGGCTGTATAGGTAATACAGAAAGGACCAGTTACAAGAGAGATTTCAATTCCTTAGCTGGGTACGAAGGTGAAAATAGATCAAATGATATCAGTGATACTGAATTCCCTTCATTGGCAACTAAACCGAGTGTCACATGCAGAAATGGCAACACTGACAAAATTAGGTCCAATGATCGTACAGATATGAAGGAATCTGTTGTGAATAAAACTTCAGTTAACAAGGATGTGATTTCTCGTCAACCATCTATTGTTATACCCAGAATGTATTTTGACGTTGCCAGTGTTGTAAATTCCTCCAGTGGTATGCAATGCTCAGAGAGTATCGAGACAAGAAAAGACTCACCTGTACCTAATTCTGATGTAGTTAGCAAAATCGATACACCACTAAGAATCTTAAGATCTAAAACCAAAGTCAAAAGGTCTAATAGTACAGTATCGTCAAGCACCGAGCCTACACAAACTACTGAAGATGCAGTTAACCGAAATCCCACACCTAATAAGCCTAAGAGAATATCACAGATAACAAACGTGGAACTTGCATCCCACAGTGATGTTATTCATTCACCAGAGTCTCTTGATAATGATGATGTGTTAGAGGTAGAATTAGATGTTCATGATACTTCTATTTCGGTCGAATCTGATGAATGTGAAGACTCGAGGAACAAAACATTCAACAATAAGAACGCTGTTCCCATATTGGCGAAGCGAccatataaaaagaaaagaagagttGATGTGTTAACTCCTAGTCCCATCAGAGAGTTAAGATCAAGGAGTATATTGTTGAGCccttcaaaaaattcattaaaacaTGACGATGAGGAAACGAATAACGAGATTGCATCAAATGCCACAGAGTTAGAGTTAGCAAAGTGTAATGTCAATATGCAATGCAACAAAAGCTTTGGTCCAATATCATTGCTCGAGCAATATTTAACGGAACAAAAGTCCAGTACATGcaagaaattcaataaaaagCTACAGCAAAGAAAGGGTAAGTTCATACTCGTAATGCTAAAAACGAAAGTTGTCCACTGTCCACCCCTGTGGAtttacgttaaaaaaaaattcttttcagaAAATCTAGTCTTGCAGGAATTGTCTGAATTAGTTGTAAACGAGGAATGGACAAAAATCACACTTTCAAATGCGACTGAAAGGCTTTCACACTTCAAAAAACATACATTAGCAAAGTGAGTTCGCATTTTCACTCTCCTTGACAAATTTATATGCAGGTATTATCAGACTATATGCACGTATTTAACCACTTCTTGCAGGTGTACAGTTGACTTCTTGTGCACAAAAGCAATGGAACATGAGTTGTTGGATCGTACTTATACACCTCCAGCTCCGATattgtcaaaaacacaacagcGAATTATCACTATGCTGATTGTCCTAAATCGAACGATACCTGACCTAATCAGACTTGTTCAAACTGGGATTGAGTATAAGCTTTTCCGCTTGGGTTTCGCACCTGAGGTCGATTATTGcacaaattatattaatgaCAACAACATGCTAGACAACTTTGCACTATTCTCTGAAAATCATTTATCAAGAAAATAAGATTATTAACAAGTTTCCAAAAATCTCTGATTGTGTAAAATAGCAGAGTTCCAAATAAATCAAAGAAATTCAGAGAagaatttgtacaaatttcagGTAGAAGTTGTCGAAGAACTAGTACGCGTATTCACTGCATTGGCTCGAATACAGAAAGACagggaaaaaattagaattctATGCTGCGATGCTATATATTGCCTTGGGATGAAGGCAATCCCTCTCGTGTACACCGTTCTTATTAGTTGGCCTGAAGTATTACCCATGGCTGGAACAAGCAATGGTAGGAGTTTTACTTATTTACTCATGCGACGAACTCCCAGATCTTTTTCAATCACCCAAAAGACGAATAGAATATATcctatttaattattatggATACCGTTTCCAGATCCACTGCTTCTGTGCCTAACTCAGGCGATAGTTATGCAGACCGGCGATACATCATTCCCCAAGTTCTTGCCCCTGAAGAAGCTTCTTTCCGGCTATTATAAGTACACGTCTGACGACCCtttctataaaaatttaacgcaGAATTTTATGACTGCTTTGAAAGGTAGATATGGTGAACGtttaatacattatataattcaaaataataatacctaCTACACTCTGTAATACATGTAGTATAATTATTGTGGTTTGAATATTTCGATTTCAGATAAACGTCAAAACGGTTTGGATACAGCAATAATACTTCTTGCTAAAAAGAAAGGTGCAATTTGGGcttataagaatattattcaGGGTGGCTTGTTGCAGATGATCATTGAAAGGGTTCATCCGTCTATATACGATGCCTTTTGTCTCCTAGGTTTGTATCGTTCGACGTTATGATAGCTTTACGTCTAAGACGATAAAAACATCAGAAAATGTGTTTCAGGTTACATAATGCGATCATTTTCGGTAAATGACAAGGAAGGTTTCGTGAAAAACATCCTTGAACAGCTGTGTGCGCTCATGGTATCTGGAGAAGGTAAATTTGTTTCACAATTATTTGTATTCAAGTTTATACCTGATGATACTTGAACAGAAAATCTGATATtatggaaaaaatgtttacagGTTCGATGCAACAGCAAGAAGGTGTTGCAACAGCACTGATAAGCTTAAATCGACACAAATTAGATGTCGTGGCAAAGACTCTTTTAAATTGGAAACCTAGCGAGCCGATTTCGGAACCAACGACTCAACTGCTGACTAACTTGTTCCGTATACACCAAACAAAGTGGTGGCTTAAATTTATCCGAAAGAACTCTATAACATTATCTATCGATGCAAAGATGTGATCCAAACCAGGTTTGCCGTATATATTATTGCAGTTTATTTCAGATGTTTATGATGATTTACTTTCATTTACTCGATACCTGATTCACACATTTCCTCTGAGTATTAAGGTTCAGAGTTTCTGATCAGTATACCAAACAGGGGCTTTAGTAATGGTTATAATCGCATCACCTAATCAATAAACTCCCTAAAGCAACACGAAATGaagataattttaatttttatttatttatactttgGATGCAaggtaattaaaattaaaattacgtgggtaatttgaaattttaataactCAGTGGTTGAATGATTACATAACATTTGCTCAGTTTTTACTCTTTGCTTGTAGATCTTGAACTACAACGAAAACGTTCATGTAATATAGCTGTAATACTTACAGGCAATATCGTAAgtacaataaatttcaattcaacatttttatattattgcTACTTTataattctcatttttctGTCATATTATTCatgtaaatttcaacaatgtttTCAAGTATACTTTGTAAAATGTAGTTTCAAACGATACAATATATCATACATACGTTTTCGACATGAGAAAACCGTGTCTCGACCGTCATATTGTCATATATCTTCAAATAAGTGATAAAAGTATGGTACTTTTCATGATATATGATACGGAACgcaaataacgaaaaaattgattagaTTGATCGAGGATCGGACGGTTGCTTGACCTAGATCCTGTATCTCTAGTAACATCAGCAGGTTACTGACCGATTACCTAGATCCTGTATCTCTAATAACATGGGCTGACGAGTACGTGGTAACAAGTAGAGATGAAGCAATTCCGATAAGACGGGGTacgacataaaaaaaaatcggctcGCTACGACGTTCAATGAGTATGCAAAAGATTCTAGTCATTCGCATATACAAGACTAATCATCTTTCAATATAGGGTAGAGTTCGCGACGTCGCAGCAGGagaagaaacggaaaaaaaaacatgattaTTAATTGGAtattacgtgtatatatgcataGTACCAGTCAAGagtaataaaactaaaaattgtggtaaataaattaaattcaattattttttatgctACTAAACATTTGGGAAACAAGATTACAagttctctttctttttcgttcatttttttttttttttttttttttcacttttaataataatattttaacataTATTCGTAAGCTTCCATACGCAGAGCACACtggtacatgtatatttttttacaaaaataattaacaatgtttttttacaacattgtcgattaatgatttttcattttttactttttctttctttctagCTAATAAGGTTAGCAGCTTCCTTTGGatttagttatttatttattactatttattAGTTTCAATGACGATTGCGTCACTTTGGTACATATACAACTGACAGCTTTAACCACAAGTATGTAAGGTGTAACGATGTATATTTTGCAAACtttaatgaaataaacaaCAGTAGAACGAAGAAAAACCACACCCCTCTGCACAATCAATTTTACCTACCGGGCAACAAAGAATTAACAAATTGTAATATTGGTATTTTTGTAACCGATTTGACACGGcagaaaatatattaaattttttcatcattattattccaaaattaacCAGCAAAAAAATCTAGATTGTACAACAGCGGGGCGTGTTGTGattattagaaacaaaaagatACATATGGTGCTGTCTGATGTATTCAAATGCCACCACTGTCTTCACGtgttattaaatatattaGATCACGTTACAGGTTCGTTAATAACTCTACTACGATTTTGGTACTGTGTTATAAGTCGAGAATATCGTCATTACCGATCTACATACGTAGTTTAGTTTTAttacgttcttttttttctcgcagtCGACTGAGTTAGACAAAAGTTAGGAAAAAAGAGTAGAAAAACAAAGGCCACTGCCGGCTCTGCACGTCACACGCTTCATTCAATTTCTCCCATCA
Above is a genomic segment from Neodiprion pinetum isolate iyNeoPine1 chromosome 1, iyNeoPine1.2, whole genome shotgun sequence containing:
- the LOC124217697 gene encoding repetitive organellar protein isoform X1; translation: MDYMDIAKNEDGLEPQDANHRVEKLKEAHLLLKKKLSLSHELIKQYNDKSKECQELNTELEVTKHNAETITQKHNSSLIKITQLTQENDEYRQKIENFSKTISDQEIKIAADRQHVQQLICKMQESEQIHLSESKKVNHWKEKAKMLENKLKEDKKLHEVQIKEKETQIDVLKTAGTVKNQTKKETKITHEKSTCTGNELEPVILRPKMVDKCVLTNDFYSIKDDPYPLFCTKCEVKLDPAPLDQILDKMSTCPALITEVTSPRRKPMITRPHTNPQDSVQRELIQPEAISDNVCTLSQNLEHAEKISDISKFDFKRLEHKICLLERELQKTRKKDTRIRNQCSSCQHLKNCYVAPPYHNIFQSGAMMQTQAEFLEFKNWQQGLINRKRRCLINSQKSGRRQKKWMKKQKLQDGTSEWHIDPIPVREPIDFNHGNMLRTHSETSNDRLRAKSPLLNCQETKIKSSKRHKKRTKELLNLFSTSSCATSPSHSDLDSDVFMDEELCDKKQMDSPESELSMDREIVRNSDRTSEHLLTSEPVECISNEQIKSVKKPQRKSTKLSLVRKMRNLKKICSDTKPPIKNVVSVSNKKPHLVHTRVTVQNANINNERGNDVGSTHLVENEASLNVNNDYSHAKKHRIAHTTRKPGNRSLYGVISNSSELPKIIESEKSSFEDKSVNNNTLDNSESENAAAVEVSNGCIGNTERTSYKRDFNSLAGYEGENRSNDISDTEFPSLATKPSVTCRNGNTDKIRSNDRTDMKESVVNKTSVNKDVISRQPSIVIPRMYFDVASVVNSSSGMQCSESIETRKDSPVPNSDVVSKIDTPLRILRSKTKVKRSNSTVSSSTEPTQTTEDAVNRNPTPNKPKRISQITNVELASHSDVIHSPESLDNDDVLEVELDVHDTSISVESDECEDSRNKTFNNKNAVPILAKRPYKKKRRVDVLTPSPIRELRSRSILLSPSKNSLKHDDEETNNEIASNATELELAKCNVNMQCNKSFGPISLLEQYLTEQKSSTCKKFNKKLQQRKENLVLQELSELVVNEEWTKITLSNATERLSHFKKHTLAKCTVDFLCTKAMEHELLDRTYTPPAPILSKTQQRIITMLIVLNRTIPDLIRLVQTGIEYKLFRLGFAPEVEVVEELVRVFTALARIQKDREKIRILCCDAIYCLGMKAIPLVYTVLISWPEVLPMAGTSNDPLLLCLTQAIVMQTGDTSFPKFLPLKKLLSGYYKYTSDDPFYKNLTQNFMTALKDKRQNGLDTAIILLAKKKGAIWAYKNIIQGGLLQMIIERVHPSIYDAFCLLGYIMRSFSVNDKEGFVKNILEQLCALMVSGEGSMQQQEGVATALISLNRHKLDVVAKTLLNWKPSEPISEPTTQLLTNLFRIHQTKWWLKFIRKNSITLSIDAKM
- the LOC124217697 gene encoding repetitive organellar protein isoform X2; its protein translation is MLSIFNIEKRISSPDANHRVEKLKEAHLLLKKKLSLSHELIKQYNDKSKECQELNTELEVTKHNAETITQKHNSSLIKITQLTQENDEYRQKIENFSKTISDQEIKIAADRQHVQQLICKMQESEQIHLSESKKVNHWKEKAKMLENKLKEDKKLHEVQIKEKETQIDVLKTAGTVKNQTKKETKITHEKSTCTGNELEPVILRPKMVDKCVLTNDFYSIKDDPYPLFCTKCEVKLDPAPLDQILDKMSTCPALITEVTSPRRKPMITRPHTNPQDSVQRELIQPEAISDNVCTLSQNLEHAEKISDISKFDFKRLEHKICLLERELQKTRKKDTRIRNQCSSCQHLKNCYVAPPYHNIFQSGAMMQTQAEFLEFKNWQQGLINRKRRCLINSQKSGRRQKKWMKKQKLQDGTSEWHIDPIPVREPIDFNHGNMLRTHSETSNDRLRAKSPLLNCQETKIKSSKRHKKRTKELLNLFSTSSCATSPSHSDLDSDVFMDEELCDKKQMDSPESELSMDREIVRNSDRTSEHLLTSEPVECISNEQIKSVKKPQRKSTKLSLVRKMRNLKKICSDTKPPIKNVVSVSNKKPHLVHTRVTVQNANINNERGNDVGSTHLVENEASLNVNNDYSHAKKHRIAHTTRKPGNRSLYGVISNSSELPKIIESEKSSFEDKSVNNNTLDNSESENAAAVEVSNGCIGNTERTSYKRDFNSLAGYEGENRSNDISDTEFPSLATKPSVTCRNGNTDKIRSNDRTDMKESVVNKTSVNKDVISRQPSIVIPRMYFDVASVVNSSSGMQCSESIETRKDSPVPNSDVVSKIDTPLRILRSKTKVKRSNSTVSSSTEPTQTTEDAVNRNPTPNKPKRISQITNVELASHSDVIHSPESLDNDDVLEVELDVHDTSISVESDECEDSRNKTFNNKNAVPILAKRPYKKKRRVDVLTPSPIRELRSRSILLSPSKNSLKHDDEETNNEIASNATELELAKCNVNMQCNKSFGPISLLEQYLTEQKSSTCKKFNKKLQQRKENLVLQELSELVVNEEWTKITLSNATERLSHFKKHTLAKCTVDFLCTKAMEHELLDRTYTPPAPILSKTQQRIITMLIVLNRTIPDLIRLVQTGIEYKLFRLGFAPEVEVVEELVRVFTALARIQKDREKIRILCCDAIYCLGMKAIPLVYTVLISWPEVLPMAGTSNDPLLLCLTQAIVMQTGDTSFPKFLPLKKLLSGYYKYTSDDPFYKNLTQNFMTALKDKRQNGLDTAIILLAKKKGAIWAYKNIIQGGLLQMIIERVHPSIYDAFCLLGYIMRSFSVNDKEGFVKNILEQLCALMVSGEGSMQQQEGVATALISLNRHKLDVVAKTLLNWKPSEPISEPTTQLLTNLFRIHQTKWWLKFIRKNSITLSIDAKM
- the LOC124217697 gene encoding uncharacterized protein isoform X3, which gives rise to MSTCPALITEVTSPRRKPMITRPHTNPQDSVQRELIQPEAISDNVCTLSQNLEHAEKISDISKFDFKRLEHKICLLERELQKTRKKDTRIRNQCSSCQHLKNCYVAPPYHNIFQSGAMMQTQAEFLEFKNWQQGLINRKRRCLINSQKSGRRQKKWMKKQKLQDGTSEWHIDPIPVREPIDFNHGNMLRTHSETSNDRLRAKSPLLNCQETKIKSSKRHKKRTKELLNLFSTSSCATSPSHSDLDSDVFMDEELCDKKQMDSPESELSMDREIVRNSDRTSEHLLTSEPVECISNEQIKSVKKPQRKSTKLSLVRKMRNLKKICSDTKPPIKNVVSVSNKKPHLVHTRVTVQNANINNERGNDVGSTHLVENEASLNVNNDYSHAKKHRIAHTTRKPGNRSLYGVISNSSELPKIIESEKSSFEDKSVNNNTLDNSESENAAAVEVSNGCIGNTERTSYKRDFNSLAGYEGENRSNDISDTEFPSLATKPSVTCRNGNTDKIRSNDRTDMKESVVNKTSVNKDVISRQPSIVIPRMYFDVASVVNSSSGMQCSESIETRKDSPVPNSDVVSKIDTPLRILRSKTKVKRSNSTVSSSTEPTQTTEDAVNRNPTPNKPKRISQITNVELASHSDVIHSPESLDNDDVLEVELDVHDTSISVESDECEDSRNKTFNNKNAVPILAKRPYKKKRRVDVLTPSPIRELRSRSILLSPSKNSLKHDDEETNNEIASNATELELAKCNVNMQCNKSFGPISLLEQYLTEQKSSTCKKFNKKLQQRKENLVLQELSELVVNEEWTKITLSNATERLSHFKKHTLAKCTVDFLCTKAMEHELLDRTYTPPAPILSKTQQRIITMLIVLNRTIPDLIRLVQTGIEYKLFRLGFAPEVEVVEELVRVFTALARIQKDREKIRILCCDAIYCLGMKAIPLVYTVLISWPEVLPMAGTSNDPLLLCLTQAIVMQTGDTSFPKFLPLKKLLSGYYKYTSDDPFYKNLTQNFMTALKDKRQNGLDTAIILLAKKKGAIWAYKNIIQGGLLQMIIERVHPSIYDAFCLLGYIMRSFSVNDKEGFVKNILEQLCALMVSGEGSMQQQEGVATALISLNRHKLDVVAKTLLNWKPSEPISEPTTQLLTNLFRIHQTKWWLKFIRKNSITLSIDAKM